From a single Apium graveolens cultivar Ventura chromosome 2, ASM990537v1, whole genome shotgun sequence genomic region:
- the LOC141708177 gene encoding protein DETOXIFICATION 49 translates to MCQLPSSPRCCCQCKIDQSSYLIIPDCNNPEPDMFTHLIPNTPTTNIKQQQLQHQPHQTHLSLAIKESFSIANIALPMILTGLLLYSRSMISMLFLGHLGQLALAGGSLAVGFANITGYSILSGLAMGMEPICGQAFGAKKYTLLGLSLQRTILLLLVTSFPVAILWLNMRKILLFCGQDEAIAMEAQSYLLYSLPDLLAQSLLHPLRIYLRTQSITLPLTFCATLSIILHIPVNYLLVIKLGLGTKGVALSGVWTNFNLVASLIIYILISGIYKKTWDGLSRECLKGWKSLLNLAIPSCISVCLEWWWYEIMILLCGLLVNPRATVASVGILIQTTSLIYIFPSSLSFSVSTRVGNELGANRPAKAKLAAIVGLSCSFVLGFSALFFAVSVRNVWATMFTQDKDIIALTSLVLPIIGLCELGNCPQTTGCGVLRGTARPKIGANINLGCFYLVGMPVAVGLGFYLKLDFQGLWLGLLAAQASCAVTMLIVIARTNWEVQAERAKELTAGAAVVVDQIVEEEEEEEEKPLKAENKDDSLC, encoded by the coding sequence ATGTGTCAACTACCTTCTTCCCCTCGGTGTTGTTGCCAATGTAAGATCGATCAATCTTCTTATCTTATCATACCAGACTGTAACAACCCCGAACCCGACATGTTCACTCATTTGATCCCCAACACCCCAACAACTAATATTAAGCAACAACAACTACAACATCAACCTCACCAAACACATCTTTCTTTAGCTATCAAAGAATCCTTTTCTATTGCAAACATAGCGCTTCCCATGATTCTCACCGGCCTTCTTTTGTACTCTCGTTCCATGATCTCCATGCTTTTTTTAGGCCATTTAGGCCAGCTAGCGCTTGCTGGTGGCTCCCTTGCTGTTGGTTTTGCCAACATTACTGGTTACTCAATTCTCTCTGGTCTTGCTATGGGAATGGAACCTATTTGTGGCCAAGCTTTTGGTGCTAAAAAGTACACGCTTCTTGGCCTTTCGTTGCAACGAACAATTCTTTTGTTACTTGTTACCTCTTTTCCGGTGGCTATTTTGTGGCTTAACATGAGGAAAATTCTCTTGTTTTGCGGTCAAGACGAAGCTATAGCTATGGAAGCTCAATCATATCTTTTGTATTCTCTTCCGGACCTCTTAGCTCAATCTTTATTGCATCCCTTAAGAATCTACCTCAGAACACAGTCCATAACTCTGCCTTTGACATTTTGTGCCACCCTGTCAATAATTCTCCACATTCCTGTGAACTATTTACTTGTTATTAAACTTGGTCTAGGAACCAAAGGCGTCGCGCTAAGTGGAGTTTGGACAAACTTTAATCTTGTAGCTTCATTGATAATCTACATACTTATATCTGGTATTTACAAGAAAACTTGGGATGGATTATCCAGAGAATGCCTTAAAGGATGGAAATCTTTATTGAACTTGGCCATTCCAAGCTGCATTTCGGTGTGTCTTGAATGGTGGTGGTACGAAATCATGATCTTGCTTTGCGGGCTATTAGTCAATCCAAGAGCAACGGTGGCATCAGTAGGAATTCTAATTCAAACCACTTCACTTATCTACATATTTCCATCTTCTCTCAGCTTTAGTGTATCAACTAGAGTTGGTAACGAATTAGGCGCTAACCGACCTGCAAAAGCCAAGCTTGCTGCCATTGTAGGCCTTTCTTGCAGCTTTGTGCTGGGATTTTCAGCACTTTTCTTTGCAGTGAGTGTGAGGAATGTTTGGGCTACAATGTTCACCCAAGATAAAGATATCATTGCATTGACTTCACTTGTTTTACCTATAATTGGTCTGTGTGAGCTAGGAAACTGCCCACAAACAACTGGTTGTGGAGTGCTGAGAGGAACAGCTAGGCCTAAAATCGGAGCAAACATAAACTTAGGTTGTTTTTACTTGGTGGGAATGCCGGTAGCTGTGGGCTTAGGATTCTACTTAAAACTCGATTTTCAAGGACTATGGTTGGGACTATTAGCTGCACAGGCTTCATGCGCGGTGACAATGTTGATCGTAATTGCTCGAACCAACTGGGAAGTGCAGGCAGAAAGAGCTAAAGAGCTAACTGCAGGAGCTGCAGTGGTTGTTGATCAAATTGTGgaagaggaggaggaggaggaggagaaGCCACTCAAAGCTGAAAATAAAGATGATTCTTTATGTTAA